Proteins from a genomic interval of Acomys russatus chromosome 19, mAcoRus1.1, whole genome shotgun sequence:
- the Sh2b3 gene encoding SH2B adapter protein 3, with product MSGPTVQPSRTSSAPASPASPRGWSDFCERHAAAAARELARQYWLFARAHPQPPRADLVSLQFAELFQRHFCREVREGLAGPPGRDYRATAPHRPALPKARSSEDLGPRPACALQHLRRGLRQLFRRRSAGELPGAANDTDDTDNDTSASTRPGPARKLLPWSLREPSAEALKEAALRYSLADEAAMDSGARWQRGRLVLRAPGPGHGRLLQLFDPPKSSKPKLQEACSSIREVRPCTRLEMPDNLYTFVLKVQDQTDIIFEVGDEQQLNSWLTDLRASTGQGLEHMDTELPLSLVAEPGPATSPRGSTDSLDQGASPGAMLDPACQKTDHFLSCYPWFHGPISRVRAAQLVQLQGPDAHGVFLVRQSESRRGEYVLTFNLQGRAKHLRLVLTERGQCRVQHLHFPSVVDMLRHFQRSPIPLECGAACDVRLSGYVVVVSQAPGPSNTVFFPFSLPHWDSELGLPHLSSAGCPPGLSTEALPGRVTPPEQIFHLVPSPEELANSLRHLELETVSSSAQDSDYEMDSSSRSHLRAIDNQYTPLSQLCRDANL from the exons ATGAGCGGGCCCACCGTGCAGCCGTCCCGCACGTCCTCGGCACCCGCGTCGCCTGCATCCCCGCGCGGCTGGAGCGACTTCTGCGAGCGGCACGCAGCGGCGGCGGCCCGAGAGCTGGCCCGCCAGTACTGGCTATTCGCACGCGCGCACCCACAGCCGCCGCGCGCCGACCTGGTGTCGCTGCAGTTCGCCGAGCTCTTCCAGCGCCACTTCTGCCGGGAGGTACGAGAGGGTCTCGCGGGGCCGCCGGGTCGCGACTACCGGGCCACCGCCCCGCACCGCCCCGCGCTGCCCAAGGCACGCAGCTCCGAGGACCTGGGCCCGCGGCCCGCCTGCGCCCTGCAGCACCTGCGCCGCGGCCTGCGCCAGCTCTTCCGCCGCCGCTCGGCTGGGGAGCTGCCGGGGGCTGCCAACGACACCGACGACACCGACAATGATACCTCCGCCTCCACCAGGCCGGGCCCGGCCCGCAAGCTGCTACCCTGGAGTCTTCGGGAGCCATCGGCCGAGGCGCTCAAGGAGGCGGCGCTGCGCTACAGCCTGGCGGATGAGGCAGCCATGGATAGTGGCGCGCGCTGGCAGCGGGGTCGCTTGGTGCTGCGGGCCCCGGGTCCAGGCCACGGCCGCCTGTTGCAGCTCTTCGATCCACCCAAG AGCTCAAAGCCCAAGCTCCAAGAGGCCTGTTCGAGCATCCGGGAGGTCCGGCCATGCACACGCCTGGAGATGCCTGATAACCTCTACACGTTTGTGCTGAAG GTTCAGGACCAGACAGACATCATCTTTGAGGTGGGAGACGAACAGCAGCTGAACTCATGGCTGACAGACCTCAGGGCAAGCACAGGCCAAGG GTTGGAGCACATGGACACAGAGTTACCCCTTTCCTTAGTAGCAGAGCCTGGCCCAGCCACCTCCCCAAGGGGAAGCACTGACTCCCTGGACCAAG GTGCTTCACCTGGGGCGATGCTGGACCCAGCCTGCCAAAAAACAGATCACTTTCTGTCCTGTTACCCCTGGTTCCACGGCCCTATCTCCAGGGTGAGGGCTGCACAGCTGGTTCAGCTACAAGGCCCTGATGCCCATGGTGTGTTCTTGGTGCGGCAGAGTGAGTCCCGGAGAGGGGAATATGTGCTCACATTCAACTTACAGGGCAGAGCCAAG CACCTCCGCCTAGTGCTCACAGAACGTGGACAGTGTCGTGTGCAGCACCTGCACTTCCCCTCAGTGGTGGACATGCTCCGTCACTTCCAGCGCTCCCCCATCCCACTTGAGTGTGGAGCAGCCTGTGATGTTCGGCTCTCTGGCTATGTGGTAGTCGTCTCCCAGGCACCAG gtccctccaacactgtcttcttccctttctcccttcctcactgGGACTCGGAGCTGGGTCTTCCCCACCTCAGCTCTGCTGGCTGTCCCCCTGGGCTCAGCACGGAGGCTCTCCCTGGCCGAGTGACACCCCCAGAGCAGATCTTCCACCTGGTGCCTTCTCCTGAGGAACTGGCCAACAGTCTTCGGCACCTGGAGCTGGAGACTGTGAGCAGCAGTGCCCAGGACTCAGACTATGAGATGGACTCCTCTTCACGGAGCCACCTTCGGGCCATCGACAACCAGTACACCCCTCTCTCACAGCTGTGCAGAGATGCAAACTTGTGA